One stretch of Archocentrus centrarchus isolate MPI-CPG fArcCen1 chromosome 5, fArcCen1, whole genome shotgun sequence DNA includes these proteins:
- the LOC115780029 gene encoding uncharacterized protein LOC115780029, whose amino-acid sequence MGCDRVGSLSDSNLLLEISPHGSQDIISSGHSEKRLAQFASVSSNIQVERYKDTPPVCPSIQIPTAGLMEGASPVGCAAQKELQIQEHAGTPGEPDNTDWRQKESQGAEEKNHQCFGEQGDGGVMGEEENRGIKADSMPGLWGKAESDCRSTVLSKPEEEGRKVKNESFKNPWPAEEHLQHLSQTHSGMSEYPPLSPQHVLSTSSNLNIHASSIQTTLFTFPKPPLEINHFYHSQHNWETSVIHNQPTQALTELNSSRHINAGAHLSQTENVFSRTESGLQQTFSVQDQKQTSISLSVQQGNTAAGNNSTAVSSCKKFNLASHQNSNVGTLPPTDSNQVSQVCRVAAGSRGDVQPSKMYHNTGSPSKPFIYPEPDEKHDTTDKAPSDSGRADMTSKYHSLYLASPLHGYQPAEYLNSGVRPVQSCQEYTEDTSSSDDEGKLIIEL is encoded by the exons ATGGGATGTGACAGAGTTGGATCTTTAAGCGATTCCAACCTTTTATTGGAAATCTCCCCACATGGATCGCAGGATATAATCAGCTCAGGCCACTCAGAAAAAAGACTTGCTCAGTTTGCTTCAGTGTCCTCAAACATCCAAGTGGAAAGATACAAAGACACCCCACCCGTGTGTCCAAGTATCCAGATCCCAACAGCAG GGCTTATGGAGGGAGCCTCCCCGGTGGGGTGTGCAGCCCAGAAGGAGCTGCAGATACAGGAACATGCAGGGACTCCTGGGGAGCCAGACAACACAGATTGGAGGCAAAAGGAGAGCCAAGGGGCTGAAGAGAAAAACCACCAATGCTTTGGAGAGCAGGGTGATGGTGGGGTgatgggagaggaggagaacaGAGGAATCAAAGCAGACAGCATGCCGGGACTGTGGGGCAAGGCCGAGTCAGACTGCAGATCCACAGTTTTATCAAAGCCAGAG GAAGAAGGCAGAAAGGTCAAAAACGAGTCCTTTAAAAACCCTTGGCCAGCTGAGGAGCATCTTCAGCACCTTTCCCAGACACACTCAGGAATGTCTGAATACCCTCCACTGAGCCCTCAGCATGTTTTGAGTACATCAAGTAACCTTAATATCCATGCCAGCAGCATTCAGACTACCCTTTTCACTTTTCCAAAGCCCCCTCTGGAAATTAACCACTTCTATCACTCACAACACAACTGGGAAACCAGTGTCATCCACAACCAGCCAACACAGGCCTTGACTGAGCTAAATTCAAGTCGACATATAAATGCAGGGGCTCATTTatcacaaacagaaaatgttttttcaagaACTGAGTCTGGTCTGCAACAAACTTTCTCAGTCCAAGACCAAAAGCAAACCAGCATCAGCCTGTCTGTTCAGCAGGGAAATACTGCTGCAGGTAACAACAGCACAGCAGTAAGCAGTTGTAAGAAGTTCAATTTAGCAAGTCACCAAAACTCTAATGTCGGGACATTACCCCCCACAGACTCCAATCAAGTTTCTCAAGTCTGTAGAGTTGCTGCTGGATCCAGAGGAGACGTTCAGCCATCAAAGATGTACCACAATACTGGGTCTCCATCCAAGCCTTTTATATACCCGGAACCTGACGAGAAGCATGACACTACAGATAAGGCACCCAGTGACTCTGGAAGAGCTGACATGACCAGTAAATATCACTCTCTTTACTTGGCTAGCCCGCTTCATGGCTACCAGCCTGCTGAGTATCTGAACAGTGGAGTGAGGCCTGTGCAGAGCTGCCAGGAGTACACAGAGGACACAAGCAGCAGTGACGATGAAGGAAAGCTTATCATTGAGCTTTAA
- the znf831 gene encoding zinc finger protein 831 gives METGKPGLASAPVHISSVAAQAEKKMDIQAPLTAVYIHTVPALPAQHYPQQPAAAPEPATLHLAMPPLYSKETLPFLTLHIAGGLQSQPGLSLAAAAPAARPKSAGKHVCPHCGRDCMKPSVLEKHLRCHTGERPYPCTTCGVSFKTQSNLYKHRRTQAHARLSSESEQSSLDSMSSSRETCTSSLSLEECSEESGSMEKDSPLAAAESTSPARTTKVCSVKTQSSQNEENEPTLAGQNSEPNKSETVIKESEKLPLTVSRHLPLQRQEAFPLFSKQWESSVSRGKSQNHESTDSGFSETSDHYPSQVLLDHSMDSFAESTKEHLEEPTSRRTPIESDHGRLEPKDSAKEQEQKSLEERISKLISDNTAVVEDKQLENVRPRKTVLSKQGSIDLPMPYTYKDSFHFDMRIGQTQNFLSQRNKKPGLYSSVPTQRSTMEHTPLTRSNSLPFSVTLLQPERSSPTSSNQRDYVTLVRRGSSGQINPTGFTMKPVNQQSSTHRPLVRQTAVDCNHATDGLTRNSSVEEACTGSLSCDGDGGDICGEPSNRKFRRKKAQKFAYNKWYMYGGGTFKKLYNAEKSSDNSVIKARKCSANPEHEVVQALQKRAPLAVTRTVSTINLTSNSTAAGPPANLSAPEESVFVSTAITFYRIPGWSQNRLCEQIRSWKIDE, from the exons ATGGAGACTGGCAAGCCAGGATTGGCGAGTGCTCCGGTGCACATCAGCTCCGTCGCAGCGCAGGCAGAAAAAAAGATGGACATCCAGGCTCCTCTGACGGCTGTTTACATCCACACGGTGCCTGCTCTGCCAGCGCAGCATTACCCTCAGCAGCCTGCGGCTGCCCCGGAACCAGCCACACTCCATCTGGCCATGCCGCCACTCTACTCCAAGGAGACACTTCCCTTCCTCACACTCCATATTGCTGGTGGGTTGCAGTCTCAGCCAGGATTGAGTCTggcagctgctgctcctgcagccAGACCCAAATCTGCAGGAAAGCACGTGTGTCCTCACTGCGGACGGGACTGCATGAAGCCCAGTGTGCTGGAGAAGCATCTGCGCTGCCACACCGGGGAGCGGCCTTACCCCTGCACCACTTGTGGAGTTTCATTTAAGACTCAGAGCAACctctacaaacacagacgtacCCAGGCGCATGCTCGTCTTTCATCAGAATCAGAGCAGAGCAGCCTAGACAGCATGTCCAGCTCAAGGGAGACTTGCACTTCCAGTTTGTCTCTGGAGGAGTGCAGTGAAGAGTCAGGCAGCATGGAGAAGGACTCCCCACTAGCTGCTGCTGAAAGCACCAGTCCAGCTCGTACTACAAAGGTTTGCTCTGTAAAGACACAAAGTTCTCAGAATGAAGAGAATGAGCCTACCCTCGCAGGTCAAAACTCAGAACCAAATAAAAGCGAAACGGTAATAAAGGAAAGTGAAAAGCTTCCCTTGACTGTTAGTAGACATCTTCCCCTACAGAGACAAGAAGCTTTCCCACTATTTTCCAAACAGTGGGAAAGCTCAGTGTCTAGAGGGAAATCACAGAATCATGAGAGCACAGACTCTGGCTTCAGCGAGACTAGTGACCACTATCCAAGTCAAGTTTTACTTGATCACAGTATGGATTCTTTTGCCGAATCTACCAAGGAGCATCTCGAAGAACCCACCAGCAGACGCACACCTATAGAATCAGATCATGGCAGACTGGAGCCCAAAGACTCTGCCAAAGAGCAGGAGCAGAAGAGCCTGGAAGAGCGCATATCTAAGCTGATATCAGATAATACAGCTGTTGTGGAGGACAAACAGCTGGAGAATGTAAGGCCACGGAAGACAGTTCTATCAAAGCAGGGAAGTATTGACCTTCCCATGCCATACACGTACAAGGACTCATTTCACTTTGACATGAGAATAGGTCAGACTCAGAATTTTCTTTCACAAAGGAACAAGAAGCCAGGGTTATACAGTTCTGTGCCCACTCAGCGCTCCACCATGGAGCATACCCCCTTGACCCGCAGCAATTCCCTCCCCTTCAGTGTCACCCTTCTGCAGCCTGAGAGGAGCAGCCCAACCTCCTCCAATCAGAGAGATTATGTAACACTAGTCCGGAGGGGAAGTTCTGGCCAGATCAACCCAACAGGTTTCACGATGAAGCCTGTGAACCAGCAATCATCCACCCACCGCCCACTGGTCCGGCAGACAGCCGTAGACTGCAACCACGCAACAGACGGTCTCACCAGGAATTCATCTGTGGAGGAGGCGTGCACCGGCAGCCTCAGTTGTGACGGGGATGGTGGTGACATTTGTGGAGAACCAAGCAACAGAAAGTTCCGGAGGAAGAAAGCACAGAAGTTCGCCTACAACAAGTGGTACATGTATGGGGGTGGAACATTTAAAAAGCTATACAATGCTGAGAAAAGCAGTGATAACAGTGTTATCAAAGCCAGGAAATGTTCAGCAAACCCTGAGCATGAGGTTGTTCAGGCTCTGCAGAAAAGGGCACCATTGGCAGTAACAAGAACAGTTTCAACAATAAACCTCACAAGCAACAGTACCGCAGCTGGGCCTCCTGCCAATCT CTCCGCTCCAGAGGAATCTGTCTTTGTCAGTACTGCCATTACCTTCTATCGGATCCCTGGTTGGTCCcaaaacagactctgtgaacagATCAGAAGCTGGAAGATtgatgaataa